One genomic region from Saprospiraceae bacterium encodes:
- a CDS encoding glucose-1-phosphate adenylyltransferase, protein MIKDDVLAIILGGGQGSRLYPLTAKRSKPAVPIAGKYRLVDIPLSNCINSNITRMFVLTQFNSASLNRHIKNTYNFSLFSNAFVDLLAAEQTMSNKNWFQGTADAVRQSMHHFLSHDFKYALILSGDQLYQMDFNVLIQRHVDSGARITIATLPVKAEEGTEFGIMKTDHESMITSFVEKPNAHEILKWNSDVSDYMISEGRLYLASMGIYVFDRDLLIELMNDTSTIDFGKEIIPQSIGKHKILSYQFEGYWTDIGNIRSYFEANLGLTDPIPSFNMFDNVSRVYTRARILPPSKISGTSLKDSIIADGCIIHGTRIERSVIGIRSRIGKGSTVISTYMMGNDSYQTLQEIAKNSNDMLMGIGEGCHIENVILDKNCKIGNNVTIIGGPHLENKETDLYVIAGGIVVVKKEVTIPPGYVIK, encoded by the coding sequence ATGATAAAAGATGATGTTTTAGCAATAATTTTAGGAGGGGGACAGGGATCCCGGCTGTATCCATTGACTGCAAAACGCTCAAAACCAGCAGTACCTATTGCCGGAAAATACAGATTAGTAGATATACCCTTGTCTAATTGTATTAATTCAAACATTACCAGGATGTTTGTTCTCACTCAATTTAATTCGGCATCGCTTAATCGTCATATCAAGAATACCTATAATTTTAGTTTATTCAGTAATGCTTTTGTTGATCTGCTGGCTGCAGAACAGACCATGTCTAATAAGAATTGGTTCCAGGGTACAGCAGATGCTGTGCGTCAAAGTATGCATCATTTTCTAAGTCATGACTTTAAATATGCTTTGATTCTTTCAGGTGATCAGCTGTATCAAATGGATTTTAATGTGTTGATCCAGCGCCATGTGGACAGCGGTGCGAGGATAACTATAGCCACTCTGCCGGTGAAAGCAGAAGAAGGTACCGAATTCGGTATCATGAAAACTGACCATGAAAGCATGATCACCAGCTTTGTTGAGAAACCTAACGCACATGAAATCCTAAAATGGAATTCTGATGTCAGTGATTATATGATATCTGAAGGGCGTTTATACCTGGCTTCAATGGGTATATATGTGTTTGACAGAGATTTATTGATCGAACTCATGAACGATACCAGTACCATTGATTTTGGCAAAGAAATTATACCACAATCCATTGGAAAACATAAAATACTCAGTTATCAGTTTGAGGGGTATTGGACCGACATCGGAAACATACGTTCCTATTTTGAAGCTAATCTTGGGCTCACCGATCCTATACCAAGTTTTAATATGTTTGACAATGTAAGCCGGGTATATACGAGGGCAAGAATTCTTCCTCCCTCTAAAATATCAGGTACTTCATTAAAGGACTCCATCATAGCTGACGGCTGTATCATCCATGGCACTAGAATCGAAAGATCTGTGATTGGGATTAGATCCAGAATCGGCAAAGGCAGCACGGTAATCAGTACCTACATGATGGGTAATGACTCCTATCAAACCCTGCAAGAAATAGCAAAGAATTCTAACGACATGTTGATGGGTATAGGTGAAGGCTGCCATATTGAAAATGTCATTCTTGACAAAAACTGCAAAATTGGAAATAATGTGACCATCATTGGTGGCCCTCACCTCGAAAATAAAGAAACAGATTTGTATGTCATTGCAGGAGGTATCGTGGTGGTGAAAAAGGAAGTTACGATCCCCCCCGGTTATGTTATCAAATAG
- the purE gene encoding 5-(carboxyamino)imidazole ribonucleotide mutase: protein MTKPKPAKKTLVSVIMGSDSDLPVMQAACDILQYFGIAYEVDIVSAHRTPYYMVDFAGKAHTRGIKVIIAGAGGAAHLPGMVASISPLPVIGVPIKSSNSIDGWDSILSILQMPGGVPVATVALNGAKNAGILAAQIIGIGNVRILEKVIGYKKGLEKEVGVKRGKLKG from the coding sequence ATGACCAAACCAAAACCCGCCAAAAAAACGCTGGTCAGTGTGATCATGGGCTCCGACTCAGATCTCCCAGTAATGCAGGCAGCCTGCGACATACTTCAATACTTCGGCATTGCCTACGAAGTAGACATCGTATCAGCCCATCGCACACCGTATTATATGGTAGATTTTGCCGGCAAGGCACATACCAGGGGCATTAAAGTGATTATAGCCGGAGCAGGCGGCGCTGCTCATTTGCCAGGTATGGTAGCTTCCATCAGTCCGCTTCCTGTCATTGGGGTTCCTATCAAATCAAGTAACTCTATCGATGGCTGGGATTCTATTCTGTCTATTCTTCAGATGCCGGGTGGTGTGCCTGTGGCTACTGTAGCACTTAATGGAGCTAAGAATGCCGGGATACTGGCAGCACAAATTATAGGCATAGGAAATGTCAGGATATTGGAGAAAGTGATTGGGTATAAAAAAGGGTTGGAGAAAGAAGTTGGAGTGAAGAGGGGAAAATTGAAGGGATAG
- a CDS encoding 5-(carboxyamino)imidazole ribonucleotide synthase, translating to MHSKGIYSRIGILGGGQLGKMLAQAAADWNLDITVLDPVRNAPASCCAKQVLGDFRNYDDVMAFGADKDVLTIEIEDVSLEALTRLEQMGKAVYPSPASLALIQDKGSQKQFYADHQLPTAPFKIIDNPSEVTGLIAGGAIQFPFVQKLRKAGYDGRGVQVINDPSQLNQLFQAHSVIEQKVAIRHEIAVLTSRNTLGEIKVYDPVDMIFHPTANLLLRQDSPANLDQTLLSKAMDLATRLIKQMDIVGLLAVEMFVDEADQILINEVAPRPHNSGHHTIEASITSQYHQHLRCILGLPLGATDSTGYSSLINLLGEPGHTGPAHYTGMAAALALPGVYIHLYGKKETKPFRKMGHVTIIGRDKITVSESELYLSQHLKVITQTQ from the coding sequence ATGCATTCAAAAGGTATTTATTCGCGTATCGGCATTTTAGGGGGTGGTCAACTGGGCAAAATGCTGGCGCAGGCTGCCGCCGATTGGAACCTGGATATCACGGTCCTGGATCCTGTCCGCAATGCCCCAGCCAGTTGCTGTGCGAAGCAAGTGTTAGGTGATTTTAGAAATTATGATGATGTCATGGCATTTGGTGCCGACAAAGATGTACTCACCATAGAAATCGAAGATGTCTCGCTGGAGGCATTAACCAGGCTGGAGCAGATGGGTAAAGCAGTCTACCCTAGTCCAGCATCCCTGGCCCTCATACAGGATAAGGGATCGCAAAAACAATTTTATGCAGATCACCAATTGCCTACGGCTCCATTTAAAATCATTGACAATCCCTCTGAAGTCACCGGTCTAATCGCTGGTGGGGCCATTCAATTTCCTTTTGTGCAAAAACTGCGAAAAGCCGGTTATGACGGACGAGGCGTACAAGTCATCAACGATCCCTCGCAGTTAAATCAGTTGTTCCAGGCCCACAGTGTCATCGAGCAAAAAGTGGCTATCAGGCATGAGATCGCAGTCCTGACTTCGCGCAACACCCTCGGTGAGATCAAGGTCTATGATCCAGTCGACATGATCTTTCACCCTACAGCCAATCTATTATTGCGTCAGGACTCCCCTGCGAACCTGGACCAGACCCTTTTATCTAAAGCTATGGACCTTGCCACGAGGCTGATCAAGCAGATGGACATCGTAGGGCTGCTTGCTGTCGAGATGTTTGTCGACGAAGCTGACCAAATCCTGATCAATGAGGTGGCTCCCAGGCCGCATAACAGTGGCCACCACACCATCGAGGCTTCTATCACCTCTCAGTATCATCAGCACCTCCGGTGCATCCTTGGGCTGCCACTGGGGGCGACAGACTCTACAGGTTACTCAAGCCTGATCAATCTCCTTGGTGAACCAGGCCATACTGGGCCTGCACATTATACAGGAATGGCTGCAGCGCTGGCATTGCCCGGAGTATATATACACCTCTATGGAAAAAAGGAGACCAAACCCTTTCGAAAGATGGGACATGTCACCATAATAGGCCGCGACAAAATCACTGTCTCTGAGTCTGAACTATACCTAAGCCAGCATCTTAAAGTCATCACTCAAACCCAATAA
- a CDS encoding dihydroorotase — MTTNTLILGAKIINEGNIIESDVYLKNGRIASIGSHRPEEKHNEVRAEGLYLMPGIIDDQVHFREPGYTQKADIHTESRAAAAGGVTSFMEMPNTKPVATDLLRLEEKYDIARQSSYTNYSFFLGASTDNLDQIQQMDPERICGIKIFMGSSTGDLLVDDDRALENIFRESPTLIATHCEDEAMFRARLQEYKVKFCDHIPASSHEFIRSKEGCLLSSSKAVHLARKFGSRLHILHISTAEELALFPNDLPLLQKKITSEVCVHHLYFDASDYATLENKIKCNPSIKSAYHRKALFEGLLEDRLDIIATDHAPHLLSEKIGGYLQSASGLPLVQHALVIMLDFYHQGKISLEKLVTKMCHAPADCFKIRERGYIREGYHADLVLLDPNEPGLITKENIFYKCGWSPLEGKQFRGRVVSTWVNGYPVYDQSGFGLTGRGQRLLFDR; from the coding sequence ATGACCACAAATACCCTAATACTTGGAGCGAAAATCATCAACGAAGGCAACATCATCGAATCTGATGTATATCTCAAAAATGGCAGGATCGCTTCTATCGGTAGTCATAGGCCGGAAGAAAAACACAACGAAGTAAGAGCGGAGGGACTCTATCTAATGCCGGGGATTATCGATGATCAGGTGCATTTTAGAGAACCCGGGTATACCCAAAAAGCTGATATTCACACTGAATCCAGGGCTGCTGCCGCTGGAGGGGTCACCAGTTTTATGGAGATGCCCAATACCAAACCCGTAGCTACTGACCTCCTCCGATTGGAAGAAAAATATGATATTGCGAGGCAAAGTTCCTATACCAATTATTCCTTTTTTTTAGGAGCTTCTACGGATAATTTGGACCAGATTCAACAAATGGACCCGGAGCGAATATGTGGTATCAAAATATTTATGGGCTCCAGTACAGGTGATTTGTTGGTAGATGACGATCGGGCATTGGAAAATATTTTTCGCGAATCGCCTACACTGATAGCGACTCATTGTGAAGATGAAGCGATGTTTAGAGCCAGGCTGCAAGAATACAAGGTTAAGTTTTGCGACCATATCCCTGCATCCAGCCATGAATTTATCAGGAGCAAAGAAGGTTGTCTCCTGTCCTCTTCTAAGGCAGTGCATTTAGCCAGGAAGTTTGGGAGCAGGCTACACATATTGCATATCAGCACTGCCGAAGAATTGGCCCTTTTTCCAAATGATCTCCCACTGCTCCAGAAAAAAATCACTTCAGAAGTATGCGTTCATCATTTGTATTTTGATGCTTCGGACTATGCGACACTTGAAAATAAAATCAAATGCAATCCGTCTATCAAATCAGCTTATCACCGAAAAGCGCTTTTTGAGGGTTTACTGGAGGACAGGTTGGATATCATCGCTACGGATCATGCACCCCATCTGTTGTCAGAAAAGATTGGGGGGTATCTGCAAAGTGCGAGTGGACTACCTTTGGTGCAGCATGCCCTGGTGATCATGTTGGATTTCTATCACCAGGGAAAAATAAGTTTAGAAAAACTAGTTACTAAAATGTGCCATGCTCCGGCAGATTGTTTTAAAATCCGGGAGCGGGGATATATTCGTGAAGGATATCATGCAGACCTGGTTTTGTTGGATCCCAATGAGCCAGGCCTTATAACCAAAGAAAATATTTTTTATAAATGTGGCTGGAGTCCCTTGGAGGGCAAGCAGTTTAGGGGTAGGGTAGTAAGCACCTGGGTCAATGGGTATCCGGTGTATGACCAGTCGGGATTTGGCTTGACGGGTCGGGGACAAAGACTTTTATTTGACAGGTAG